One Methanolobus sp. WCC4 DNA segment encodes these proteins:
- a CDS encoding Single-stranded DNA binding protein gives MDERIAPHIDELTMALGNISKEEIREELEKLLRYRVPLDEAKRILRSKYSSASSNSVKVKELSPGLNGIEISGRIIDIIEKTVSIQGEQKTIFSGTLGDGTGICSFTCWDDMSLKPGDAIRIKNAYTRLWNNRPELYFGKRSTLTYLKDEELPGIEEMSHSTLKKLGDIVPADVLASSVVLIVEMYHREIMLKGEEVTVVEGVIADETAKLPFTSWVPLGKFDIGNYVRFEGAAVRIFRGLPSINFNDATSLKEVASTDNLPFTMESVRRSVSPVAIEKVLEKEGMFDVTVKGNIISVRSGSGLIQRCPVCNRVTQKSSCRSHGEVDCLMDMRIKAILDDGTGAVHLMLNRELSEAVYGKSMDDAEKMTQGSISGDVVLEDMKKVLTGKYLGARGNSSKNEFGVSLVARSVWTPEDDIQERIDILLERMGEGCDN, from the coding sequence ATGGACGAGAGGATCGCGCCACATATCGATGAACTAACCATGGCGCTTGGAAACATCAGCAAGGAAGAGATCAGAGAGGAACTGGAAAAACTCCTTAGATACCGTGTTCCCCTTGACGAAGCAAAAAGGATCCTGAGGTCAAAGTACTCTTCAGCATCTTCGAACAGTGTGAAGGTCAAGGAGCTTTCTCCCGGACTGAACGGTATTGAGATATCAGGTCGTATCATTGATATCATTGAAAAGACCGTGTCTATACAGGGAGAGCAGAAGACCATCTTTTCAGGAACACTTGGTGACGGGACCGGGATATGTTCCTTTACATGCTGGGATGATATGTCCCTTAAGCCGGGGGATGCTATCAGGATAAAGAATGCATATACACGTCTCTGGAACAATCGTCCGGAACTCTATTTTGGAAAACGCTCCACTCTTACTTATCTGAAGGACGAGGAACTTCCCGGGATAGAGGAGATGTCACATTCAACTCTTAAGAAACTGGGTGACATCGTTCCTGCAGATGTCCTTGCAAGTTCTGTTGTACTTATAGTTGAGATGTATCATAGGGAGATCATGCTGAAAGGCGAGGAGGTCACTGTTGTTGAAGGTGTGATCGCGGACGAGACCGCAAAACTCCCATTCACATCATGGGTACCACTTGGAAAGTTCGACATTGGCAACTATGTTCGTTTCGAGGGTGCTGCTGTACGGATATTCCGTGGTCTTCCATCTATCAATTTCAATGATGCGACATCGTTAAAAGAAGTGGCATCCACTGATAACCTTCCTTTCACAATGGAATCCGTTAGGCGTTCAGTTTCCCCAGTAGCTATAGAAAAGGTACTCGAGAAGGAAGGTATGTTCGATGTCACTGTAAAGGGTAATATCATCTCTGTCAGGTCCGGGTCAGGTCTCATACAAAGATGCCCGGTATGCAATCGTGTAACTCAAAAGTCATCCTGCCGGTCACATGGTGAAGTGGACTGCCTGATGGATATGCGGATAAAGGCAATACTTGATGACGGTACCGGTGCGGTCCATCTCATGCTGAATCGTGAACTATCCGAGGCTGTGTATGGGAAAAGCATGGATGATGCCGAGAAGATGACACAGGGTTCAATATCCGGTGATGTAGTACTGGAGGATATGAAGAAGGTCCTTACCGGCAAGTACCTTGGAGCTCGTGGTAACTCCTCTAAGAACGAATTCGGCGTGTCACTGGTGGCAAGGTCAGTGTGGACCCCGGAGGATGATATCCAGGAGCGTATAGATATTCTTCTTGAGAGAATGGGTGAAGGATGTGATAATTGA
- a CDS encoding DNA-binding protein, giving the protein MVEREVAYRLFASEFNDSRFNLHSNTSSSDDQEIYSPNFLITPTGLKANRVLVVGVVTEVERLSDQAGSEKELWRARISDPTGAFTVYSGSYQPDASVFLSNVQVPSYVMVLGKVRSYEPGDGSVYVSLRPEEINYVDELIRDRWIVDTAEMTLDRLELFERFFSSRNEADSPMEWLLSCDIPESLASGICLSLDHYHKDKGYYNSLMSDVKKALCSIREVSDAPEEEDDTDSVIKSVLEGIDDGSGFEYHDFIKATGSRNIPEKVAENALKYLLSKGDIYEPRAGFFKVIH; this is encoded by the coding sequence ATGGTGGAAAGGGAAGTAGCATACAGGCTGTTCGCAAGTGAGTTCAATGACTCCAGGTTCAATCTCCATTCAAATACGTCTTCATCAGACGACCAGGAAATATATTCTCCTAATTTTCTCATAACGCCTACAGGCCTTAAGGCCAACAGGGTCCTTGTGGTAGGTGTGGTCACCGAGGTTGAACGTCTCTCTGACCAGGCAGGAAGTGAAAAGGAACTATGGAGGGCACGTATCTCCGATCCCACCGGAGCCTTTACAGTATATTCGGGAAGCTATCAGCCTGATGCATCCGTCTTCCTTTCAAACGTGCAGGTGCCCTCTTATGTGATGGTCCTCGGCAAGGTTCGTTCATATGAGCCAGGGGATGGTTCTGTCTATGTATCGCTGCGACCGGAAGAGATCAACTATGTCGATGAGTTGATACGTGACCGCTGGATAGTCGATACTGCGGAGATGACCCTTGATCGCCTGGAACTGTTCGAACGTTTCTTCTCATCGCGTAACGAGGCAGATAGCCCCATGGAATGGTTATTGTCCTGTGATATCCCGGAATCGCTGGCAAGCGGAATATGTCTCTCACTGGATCATTATCACAAGGATAAAGGGTACTATAATTCATTGATGTCCGATGTGAAGAAGGCTCTTTGTTCTATCAGGGAAGTATCCGATGCTCCTGAAGAAGAGGATGATACTGATTCTGTGATCAAGTCGGTCCTTGAGGGTATTGATGATGGCAGTGGTTTTGAGTATCATGATTTCATTAAGGCCACAGGTTCCCGGAACATACCTGAAAAGGTGGCTGAGAATGCACTGAAGTACCTGCTTTCAAAAGGGGATATATATGAGCCAAGAGCAGGTTTTTTCAAAGTGATACACTAA
- a CDS encoding HAMP domain-containing sensor histidine kinase, with the protein MDLKQLNSRKETINKRITFDAVLILTGMAFVSFLLFLGGNTGILDSIRIPFKEWILSGLSIIIILLMISSWIFSFRRYRDTIYALEEFSSIDAMKEDFISNLRHELKTPLVPIKGYSELICDGTLGDTTQKQKDALKKINASSEKLERIIDSLIFISAAKYGETDYTFTSLRIEDLIMGASSEISGQLEQKGQRLDTDIRHGLPFIEGDRKYLKEVILQVLENASKFSPPDTTILIVAHEGYKNLHIKIIDNGIGIPEDEIDNIFQRFYQVDGSKTRRYGGNGLGLHIAKTIVEAHKGNIWIESTLEKGTNVHIRLPVPEYGKKK; encoded by the coding sequence ATGGACCTGAAACAGCTTAATTCCAGAAAAGAGACCATCAATAAAAGAATAACCTTTGATGCAGTGTTGATACTTACAGGAATGGCCTTTGTTTCGTTTTTGTTATTCCTCGGAGGAAACACAGGCATCCTGGATAGCATCAGGATCCCATTCAAAGAATGGATACTTTCCGGACTATCGATCATCATCATACTTCTGATGATATCATCATGGATATTCTCATTCAGAAGGTACAGGGATACAATATATGCACTGGAAGAATTCAGCTCCATTGATGCTATGAAAGAGGATTTCATATCAAATCTCAGACATGAACTCAAAACCCCACTTGTACCCATCAAAGGATATTCCGAACTCATCTGTGACGGCACCCTTGGGGATACGACCCAAAAGCAGAAAGATGCATTAAAGAAGATCAATGCCTCATCGGAGAAACTGGAAAGGATCATTGATTCTCTTATTTTCATCAGTGCTGCAAAGTATGGAGAGACCGACTACACATTCACGAGCCTCAGGATAGAGGATCTGATAATGGGTGCCAGTTCCGAAATATCAGGACAACTTGAACAGAAAGGACAGAGGCTGGACACCGATATCCGACATGGATTGCCCTTTATAGAAGGTGACAGGAAATATCTCAAAGAAGTGATTTTGCAGGTACTGGAGAATGCCAGCAAGTTCAGCCCTCCGGATACAACGATCCTGATAGTTGCACATGAAGGTTATAAGAACCTCCATATAAAGATAATAGATAACGGTATAGGCATACCCGAAGATGAGATAGACAATATATTCCAGAGATTCTATCAGGTAGACGGATCAAAGACAAGGCGATATGGTGGCAACGGACTTGGCCTTCATATTGCAAAGACGATCGTTGAAGCGCATAAAGGGAACATCTGGATAGAAAGCACTCTGGAAAAAGGGACAAACGTCCATATAAGATTGCCAGTTCCTGAATACGGAAAGAAAAAATAA
- a CDS encoding aldolase: MVSIKEEDIKVPLDIPQEARETYIKNYMEITQNTGRLMLYAGDQKVEHLNDDFFGEGIPSDDNDPEHLFRIAANSKIGVFATQLGLIARYGMDYPDVPYLVKVNSKSHLVKTKDDDPFSNQWYDIQQVAQLRDNSGLKILGIGYTIYLGSKYEAEMLYQAAQLIYEAHQYGLLTVLWIYPRGGAVENEKDPHLIAGATGVGACLNADFVKVNYPKGDGIPDEEAFKEAVLAAGRTKVVCAGGSSDNPEAFLRKLYAQIHVSGAEGNATGRNIHQKTLDEAVRMCNAINAITVEDASVEDALKIYNNE, translated from the coding sequence ATGGTCTCAATAAAAGAAGAAGACATTAAAGTTCCATTAGATATTCCGCAGGAAGCGCGTGAAACATACATTAAGAATTACATGGAGATCACCCAGAACACAGGCAGGTTGATGCTCTATGCCGGTGACCAGAAGGTCGAACATCTGAATGATGATTTCTTTGGAGAAGGCATACCTTCTGATGACAACGACCCTGAACACCTTTTCAGGATAGCTGCAAACTCAAAGATAGGCGTCTTTGCAACACAGCTCGGACTCATTGCAAGATACGGAATGGATTACCCCGATGTTCCTTACCTTGTGAAGGTCAATTCCAAATCACATCTTGTAAAGACAAAGGATGATGACCCATTCAGTAACCAGTGGTATGATATCCAGCAGGTTGCACAGTTACGTGACAACAGTGGCCTTAAGATACTTGGTATCGGCTATACGATATACCTTGGAAGCAAATATGAAGCCGAGATGCTCTATCAGGCTGCACAGCTCATCTATGAAGCCCACCAGTATGGTCTGCTCACAGTGCTCTGGATCTACCCAAGAGGAGGAGCCGTAGAGAATGAGAAGGACCCACACCTCATTGCAGGTGCTACTGGAGTCGGAGCATGCCTGAACGCAGACTTTGTGAAGGTCAACTATCCAAAAGGTGACGGTATCCCTGATGAAGAGGCATTCAAGGAAGCTGTGCTTGCAGCCGGAAGGACGAAGGTCGTATGTGCCGGAGGTTCAAGTGATAATCCTGAAGCATTCCTCAGGAAGCTATACGCACAGATCCATGTGAGCGGCGCAGAGGGTAATGCAACCGGAAGGAACATCCACCAGAAAACACTTGACGAAGCGGTCAGGATGTGCAATGCCATCAATGCCATAACTGTTGAAGATGCATCCGTTGAAGATGCTCTGAAGATATACAACAACGAATGA
- a CDS encoding cation:proton antiporter, with protein sequence MDSIYFLELVVSVLFLSMLAQTLSKHFKVPIIMFLLLEGIIVGPEVLNLIDPGLFGDGLTAIVSLSVAIIVFDGALHIDVKSIRPIQKTALKLTTIGVLITFAGATLITYTLLDVPLKLAALFGALVAATGPTVITPLVRNIHVNHKVSKILEIEGVFNDAASVILAAFMFEWIISQLNGFSAVAFILQRLVIGIAIGMLSGSLLKRFLSSGSLVTDQTARLFTLTLVVATYVASELLGNESGILAVAVFGIVTGTSNVPHKQALKEFKSDLVLLMLSLIFILLAALLKFEDIIGIGLNGIIVVLLIIVLVRPLAVFGSTTRSHLRTKEKLFISFIGPRGVVPASIATYFAIKLDAFNIYGGQMLVGLVFLTVIITVITTGTLARRVANLLGVIPMEILIIGGGEVGKILAERFEKRGENVVVVDNSEERCQRLLKQGIRAVHGDAEDINVLKAAGIEKAKYVVATTDQDNTNLLVSQIAKSKFNMNEEQIVARVNNVENLHAFWDLSIRSMSPQMTTALVLDNMVGKPSMFSMCEVGEEGEILEARVTNPKVAGKAIKELKLPENSLLLMVRRGEHSFIANGNLVLEYDDLVTVIGEDDAAREVVDLLYR encoded by the coding sequence GTGGATTCGATATATTTTCTGGAACTGGTTGTCTCTGTGCTCTTTCTGAGCATGCTGGCCCAGACCCTCAGTAAGCATTTCAAAGTACCTATCATCATGTTCCTTCTTCTGGAAGGGATAATTGTGGGGCCTGAGGTCCTGAATCTAATTGATCCGGGACTTTTCGGTGACGGACTTACAGCCATTGTATCCCTGTCTGTTGCCATCATAGTATTTGATGGTGCTCTTCATATCGATGTCAAGAGTATCAGGCCGATACAGAAGACTGCTTTGAAACTGACGACAATCGGTGTTCTTATCACATTTGCAGGTGCCACACTGATAACTTATACTCTATTGGATGTGCCACTGAAACTTGCAGCTCTCTTCGGAGCTCTGGTGGCTGCAACCGGACCTACTGTCATAACTCCTCTTGTCAGGAATATACACGTAAACCACAAGGTGAGCAAGATCCTTGAGATCGAGGGTGTCTTCAATGATGCTGCCAGTGTGATACTTGCTGCTTTTATGTTCGAATGGATCATTTCCCAGCTGAATGGTTTCAGTGCGGTCGCTTTCATATTGCAGAGGCTTGTGATAGGTATCGCCATTGGAATGCTTAGCGGTAGCCTGTTGAAAAGGTTCCTTTCAAGTGGTTCACTTGTAACTGACCAGACAGCCAGGCTCTTCACTCTGACACTGGTGGTGGCAACATATGTTGCATCTGAATTACTTGGCAATGAATCAGGTATACTTGCTGTAGCCGTGTTCGGTATAGTTACCGGGACTTCAAATGTCCCTCATAAGCAGGCATTGAAGGAATTCAAGTCCGATCTTGTATTGTTGATGTTATCCCTTATCTTCATACTTCTTGCAGCCTTGCTGAAGTTCGAGGATATCATAGGTATCGGCCTGAACGGTATCATAGTGGTCCTTCTGATCATTGTTCTGGTACGCCCTCTGGCCGTATTCGGTTCCACTACACGTTCCCATCTGAGGACCAAAGAAAAACTGTTCATATCGTTCATAGGTCCGAGGGGCGTCGTACCGGCATCCATTGCGACCTACTTTGCAATCAAGCTTGATGCTTTCAATATCTATGGCGGCCAGATGCTTGTAGGACTTGTGTTTCTGACAGTCATAATAACGGTGATCACCACCGGTACTTTAGCAAGGAGAGTAGCTAATCTTTTAGGAGTTATACCCATGGAGATACTTATTATCGGAGGCGGAGAGGTCGGAAAGATCCTGGCTGAGAGATTTGAGAAACGAGGAGAGAATGTCGTAGTAGTCGACAATTCCGAGGAGAGATGCCAGCGCCTGTTGAAACAGGGCATACGTGCGGTACACGGTGACGCAGAGGATATCAATGTCCTTAAGGCTGCAGGCATCGAAAAAGCCAAATATGTGGTCGCAACAACTGATCAGGACAACACCAACCTGCTGGTATCTCAGATCGCAAAGAGCAAATTCAACATGAATGAGGAGCAGATAGTTGCAAGGGTGAACAATGTGGAGAACCTGCATGCTTTCTGGGATCTGTCCATCCGGTCAATGAGTCCTCAGATGACAACTGCTCTTGTGCTTGATAATATGGTAGGGAAACCATCCATGTTCTCTATGTGCGAGGTCGGTGAGGAAGGTGAGATCCTTGAGGCAAGGGTCACGAATCCGAAGGTCGCAGGTAAAGCTATAAAGGAACTGAAACTTCCTGAGAACAGCCTGCTCCTGATGGTCAGAAGGGGTGAACATTCTTTCATTGCCAATGGTAATCTTGTCCTTGAATATGATGATCTCGTAACGGTCATTGGTGAGGATGATGCTGCAAGGGAAGTTGTGGATCTTCTTTACAGATAA